One stretch of Francisella sp. LA112445 DNA includes these proteins:
- a CDS encoding C45 family autoproteolytic acyltransferase/hydolase, translated as MKLIKSLLLIILIIPCSLIAEQKIVNGIPINILKGSNYEMGKEYGQQMRPQMLKSLKIIKDYYIKQKGLTYNDLLKQASELYHRFPNNYKSMIKGAAKGAKISLNDEIILNGMETLVAIKTAKPKLKSGCAFASISQKNSYSGSRIILRDYDYSKPFNKISKFLSITTFNFSKGYPVAIIAMPGQLYCPSCLNNKGVFIELNNGFLSGGSSVNSNNETMLIQMLNMLRTSKNIEQLNNKLKAAQSDFSLIINAGNNNKAISYEYSSTKGHKKDNIHPHSNFVVTNNFLSPKWGDLVPKPNKKTMGSSITRRINLTKLIDSYQNIDIPTAKKIMNTDIKNGGAKNPYTIYQIIYDTKTKKLYLNLEDNKGWREVSFKDIF; from the coding sequence ATGAAACTTATTAAAAGCCTATTATTAATTATTCTAATCATCCCTTGCTCTTTAATTGCCGAACAAAAAATAGTTAATGGTATTCCTATTAATATTTTAAAAGGCTCTAATTATGAGATGGGAAAAGAATATGGTCAGCAAATGCGTCCACAGATGCTAAAGTCTTTAAAGATCATTAAAGACTATTATATAAAGCAAAAAGGCCTAACATATAATGATTTGCTTAAACAAGCAAGTGAGCTTTACCATAGGTTTCCTAATAATTATAAGTCTATGATTAAAGGTGCTGCGAAAGGAGCTAAGATAAGCCTAAATGATGAAATAATACTTAATGGCATGGAAACCCTTGTTGCTATCAAAACAGCTAAACCAAAATTAAAAAGTGGTTGTGCATTTGCTTCTATTTCACAAAAAAATAGCTATTCAGGTAGTAGAATAATTCTTAGAGATTATGACTACTCTAAACCTTTTAATAAAATAAGCAAATTTTTGAGCATTACAACTTTTAATTTTAGCAAAGGATATCCTGTAGCCATTATCGCGATGCCGGGACAACTATATTGTCCGTCTTGTTTAAATAATAAAGGTGTATTTATAGAATTAAACAATGGCTTTTTATCTGGTGGTTCTTCTGTAAATTCAAATAATGAAACTATGCTTATACAAATGCTTAATATGTTAAGAACCTCTAAAAATATAGAGCAACTAAATAACAAACTAAAAGCAGCTCAATCTGATTTCTCATTAATAATTAATGCTGGAAATAATAACAAAGCAATCTCTTATGAATACTCTTCTACTAAGGGGCATAAAAAGGATAATATACATCCACATTCGAACTTTGTTGTTACTAATAACTTCTTAAGCCCTAAATGGGGAGACTTAGTACCAAAGCCAAATAAGAAAACTATGGGCTCGAGTATAACAAGAAGGATCAATCTTACAAAACTTATAGATAGTTATCAAAACATTGATATTCCTACAGCTAAAAAAATAATGAATACTGACATAAAAAATGGTGGGGCCAAAAATCCATATACAATTTACCAAATAATCTATGATACTAAGACGAAAAAACTATATCTGAATTTAGAAGATAATAAAGGTTGGCGAGAAGTTTCTTTTAAAGATATATTTTAG
- the dctA gene encoding C4-dicarboxylate transporter DctA, whose amino-acid sequence MKIFRHLYAQVLLGILIGVLLGIFTPNIATSLKPFADVFVKLIKLMIAPIIFLTLVSGIAAMKDLKTVGKIGGIALLYFFAMTIVALIIGMVTANLLHPGFGMNIDPNSLDASAAKSYMGNVEHVENIQDFFMNIIPHTFAGAFTDGDILQVLFVSILFAVGLVLYGDESKPILDAIQSLSKVFFKIIHVIMHYSPIAACAAIGYTIGTYGADTLLGLLGLLLCFYVTCFLFLIVFLGAILRLYCGISIFKLLAYIKTEIFIVLGTSSSETVLPNLMEKLENLGCNKSVVGLVIPTGYSFNLDGTAIYLSLAAIFIAQALGIDLTLGQQIFMLLIMVISSKGAAGVTGSGFIILASTLSALGVVPVAGIVIILGIDRFMSEGRAITNMIGNSIGTIIISKWQGQLDINKLRKELNY is encoded by the coding sequence ATGAAGATATTTCGACACCTTTATGCCCAAGTATTATTAGGAATATTGATAGGGGTTTTGCTTGGTATATTCACACCGAATATTGCAACATCTCTAAAACCTTTTGCCGATGTTTTTGTTAAGCTTATTAAGCTTATGATTGCGCCTATAATATTCTTAACCTTAGTTTCAGGTATTGCCGCAATGAAGGATCTTAAGACAGTAGGTAAGATTGGTGGAATAGCCCTACTTTACTTTTTTGCTATGACTATAGTTGCTCTAATTATTGGTATGGTTACAGCTAATCTACTTCATCCAGGATTTGGTATGAATATTGACCCGAACTCTTTAGATGCAAGCGCTGCAAAATCATATATGGGAAATGTTGAGCATGTTGAAAATATCCAAGATTTTTTTATGAACATTATCCCTCATACATTTGCTGGTGCTTTTACTGATGGTGATATTTTACAAGTTCTTTTTGTTTCAATATTATTTGCTGTTGGACTAGTATTATATGGAGATGAAAGCAAACCTATACTCGATGCCATCCAGAGTCTGTCAAAAGTCTTTTTTAAGATTATTCACGTTATTATGCATTACTCCCCAATTGCCGCTTGTGCAGCTATTGGATATACCATCGGCACATATGGTGCTGATACATTGTTAGGCTTACTTGGCTTATTACTATGCTTTTATGTTACTTGTTTTTTATTTTTAATTGTCTTTCTAGGAGCCATACTTAGACTATATTGTGGAATTAGTATTTTTAAACTATTGGCCTATATCAAAACTGAAATATTTATTGTTTTGGGAACATCTTCATCTGAAACTGTATTACCCAACCTTATGGAAAAACTAGAGAATTTAGGATGTAATAAATCAGTTGTTGGTCTAGTAATACCAACAGGTTATTCATTTAATCTTGATGGTACAGCTATATATTTATCATTAGCCGCGATATTTATAGCTCAGGCACTTGGCATTGACCTTACATTAGGTCAGCAGATATTTATGCTTCTAATCATGGTAATTAGCTCAAAAGGCGCTGCTGGAGTTACAGGTAGTGGATTTATAATACTAGCAAGTACTCTTAGTGCTCTTGGGGTTGTACCTGTAGCTGGAATTGTAATTATCTTAGGGATAGATAGATTTATGTCTGAAGGCAGAGCAATTACAAATATGATAGGTAACTCAATAGGAACAATAATTATATCTAAATGGCAAGGTCAATTAGATATAAATAAATTAAGAAAAGAGTTAAATTATTGA
- a CDS encoding tRNA-(ms[2]io[6]A)-hydroxylase, translating to MTKIQYANFATIENFLLCETPDQWVKSALDNIELMLIDHAHCEMKAASSAMTYIYRHPDKHDLVTRMSKIAREELVHFEQVMRILKKRNIEYKAISASRYASQLIKAARTDKEGRFIDALIIGAYIEARSCERFAKIAPFLDQDLQKFYNGLLESEKRHFTIYLTFAEKYSSKDIGKDIKRIGEIEKELILSPDNEFRFHSGI from the coding sequence ATGACAAAAATTCAATATGCTAATTTTGCGACAATAGAAAACTTCTTACTATGTGAAACTCCTGATCAGTGGGTGAAGAGTGCCTTAGATAATATTGAACTGATGCTTATAGATCATGCTCACTGTGAGATGAAGGCGGCTTCATCAGCAATGACATATATTTATCGACATCCTGATAAGCATGACTTAGTGACAAGAATGTCAAAGATAGCTAGAGAAGAACTTGTGCACTTTGAGCAAGTAATGCGCATTTTAAAAAAACGCAATATTGAATATAAGGCTATTTCAGCATCAAGATATGCTAGTCAACTTATAAAAGCAGCTCGTACAGATAAAGAGGGACGATTTATAGATGCGTTAATAATAGGAGCATATATTGAAGCTAGATCTTGCGAAAGATTTGCAAAAATCGCGCCATTTCTAGATCAAGATTTACAGAAGTTTTATAATGGGTTACTAGAGTCTGAAAAAAGGCATTTTACTATTTATCTAACTTTTGCTGAGAAGTATTCATCAAAAGATATAGGTAAAGATATAAAAAGAATAGGTGAGATAGAAAAAGAACTTATATTATCTCCAGATAATGAATTTCGCTTTCATAGTGGTATCTAA
- the rsmD gene encoding 16S rRNA (guanine(966)-N(2))-methyltransferase RsmD — translation MKTNTIRVISGKYKNRRLKFPSINGLRPTSDQLKETIFNWLTPYIHDSICIDAFAGSGSLGIESLSRGAAKAIFYELNFKALQQIKDNLKTLDILNFEISKTDSIKALAKLDIKGSQIIIFLDPPFNKNIVPKALNSILENKLIPPGSIVYIETEKDAKYSLDNFDILKEKSTSNICAKLIIKKI, via the coding sequence GTGAAAACAAACACTATTCGTGTAATTTCTGGAAAATATAAAAACCGTAGACTTAAATTTCCTAGTATAAATGGCTTACGCCCTACTTCTGATCAGCTCAAAGAAACTATATTCAACTGGCTTACTCCTTATATACACGATAGTATCTGTATTGATGCTTTTGCTGGCAGTGGTAGCTTAGGTATCGAAAGCTTATCACGAGGAGCTGCGAAAGCTATATTTTATGAGCTTAATTTCAAAGCTTTACAGCAAATTAAAGATAATCTAAAAACGCTTGATATATTGAACTTTGAAATATCTAAAACAGATAGTATAAAAGCACTTGCAAAACTAGATATTAAAGGCTCTCAAATAATTATATTTCTTGACCCTCCTTTCAATAAGAATATAGTTCCTAAAGCACTAAACTCAATACTAGAAAACAAGCTTATTCCTCCAGGTTCTATCGTATATATTGAAACTGAAAAAGATGCAAAATACTCACTAGATAACTTTGATATTCTAAAAGAAAAAAGTACTTCTAATATTTGTGCAAAACTAATCATAAAAAAGATTTAA
- a CDS encoding pitrilysin family protein, which yields MTEKFNIDNTLIYFQESHSLPMLDIQLNFRAGSAFDGNLNGLADLAVSMFATKTQISSEQELINKITDIGVSIHAETTKEFFNIKIRLLNDSEIIDKTIKILNEIFTTPDFDQGILDREKIQTLTHINYLNQQPNYLASLEFSKNIFANNPYSHPVIGYESSVKNISIEDIKDFFNEYICANNSNICIVGAIKTDQAKDISQQILNSLPKGVKNTLSFEQKANDTKTIKKTFDSKQTSILMGHQLLLDINDPLYFPIKLGNEILGGGGLNSLLFNKVREELGLVYNIGSNANLNPDYGSFVISAQTSNPKLALETINDVYNNFIKNIVDNQTLENSKKHIEGTHLLSSVKNSSKLNMLSSIANKDLSINFFDTYVENIKNVTAQQIHDSFLQIQQNKFITVMVGDV from the coding sequence ATGACCGAAAAATTTAATATAGATAACACACTAATATATTTTCAAGAATCACATAGCCTACCAATGCTCGATATACAGCTAAACTTTAGAGCTGGCTCAGCATTTGATGGTAATTTGAATGGTCTAGCTGATCTTGCTGTAAGCATGTTTGCAACGAAGACTCAGATCTCTAGTGAACAAGAGCTTATAAATAAGATCACAGATATTGGTGTATCAATACATGCTGAAACTACTAAAGAATTCTTTAATATCAAAATTCGCTTACTAAATGATAGTGAAATTATTGATAAAACTATCAAGATCCTTAATGAAATATTTACAACTCCTGATTTTGATCAAGGTATATTAGATAGAGAAAAGATCCAAACCTTAACTCATATTAACTACCTAAATCAACAACCTAATTATCTAGCATCTTTAGAGTTCTCAAAAAATATTTTTGCGAATAACCCTTATAGTCATCCAGTTATTGGCTATGAAAGTAGTGTTAAGAATATAAGTATTGAAGATATAAAAGACTTCTTTAACGAATACATTTGTGCAAATAATTCTAATATATGTATCGTTGGAGCTATCAAAACGGATCAAGCAAAAGATATTTCTCAACAAATTCTAAACTCATTGCCTAAAGGTGTTAAAAATACTCTATCATTCGAACAAAAAGCAAATGATACAAAAACTATTAAGAAAACTTTTGATAGTAAGCAAACATCTATCTTGATGGGACATCAATTATTACTAGATATAAATGATCCTTTATATTTCCCAATAAAACTTGGTAATGAAATACTTGGTGGTGGTGGTTTAAATTCTCTGCTATTTAACAAAGTACGCGAAGAGCTTGGACTAGTTTATAATATTGGCAGTAATGCAAATCTTAATCCTGATTATGGTAGCTTTGTAATATCAGCTCAAACTAGTAACCCTAAACTCGCACTAGAGACTATCAATGATGTTTATAATAACTTCATCAAAAATATAGTCGATAATCAAACTCTAGAAAACTCTAAAAAACATATTGAAGGTACTCACCTACTTAGCTCTGTAAAGAATAGCTCAAAGTTAAATATGTTATCATCTATAGCAAACAAAGATCTCTCTATAAACTTCTTTGATACCTATGTTGAAAATATCAAAAATGTAACAGCTCAGCAAATACATGACTCATTCTTACAAATTCAACAAAATAAATTTATAACTGTAATGGTTGGAGATGTTTAA
- a CDS encoding pitrilysin family protein: MNISKYSLDNDLNIYIKKDSRAPVVLSQIWYKVGSTYEPQKLTGISHMLEHMMFKGTDKYSKDDLNSIVENNGGIQNAFTSFDYTAYYQFWHTKNLELSLSIESSRMANLLFDENEFAPERKVVLEERNLRVDDKAFSYAFEQFMKLAYQNNSRHTPIIGWREDIENYTLSNLKDWYQQHYAPNNSSIVLVGDIDEKSAIAMAKDYFGNIPKSNLKNHSKESSLINFGYRHSQIKKSPNDTDAAILGYITPSLTTDYERNDPFALMVLNNILGSADAAILQQKLVREENLCCHIDSEYSPFIKGEDIFIITAIANHDQDLENIQEKIEKTIDYLKVVGISQEQLNRAKVTIKADKVFAMDSLETQANLIGSLASINLDVDYYKYLEKLYDVTVEDVNRVLNKYFNKENLTSLHLLRD; encoded by the coding sequence ATGAACATATCAAAATATTCACTAGATAACGATTTAAATATATACATAAAAAAAGACTCTCGAGCGCCCGTAGTTTTATCACAAATATGGTACAAAGTTGGCTCTACATATGAACCTCAAAAACTTACTGGTATATCTCATATGTTAGAACATATGATGTTCAAAGGTACTGATAAGTATTCAAAAGATGATTTAAATAGCATTGTAGAAAATAACGGTGGCATCCAAAATGCTTTCACAAGCTTTGACTATACAGCTTATTATCAATTTTGGCATACAAAAAATCTTGAGCTTAGTTTATCTATAGAGTCTTCACGTATGGCAAATTTACTATTTGATGAGAATGAGTTTGCTCCAGAAAGAAAAGTTGTCTTAGAAGAGCGTAATCTACGTGTTGATGATAAAGCTTTTAGTTATGCTTTTGAGCAGTTTATGAAACTTGCTTATCAAAATAATTCGCGCCATACACCTATTATTGGTTGGCGAGAAGATATTGAAAACTATACTCTTAGTAATCTCAAAGACTGGTATCAACAGCATTATGCTCCAAATAACTCAAGCATTGTTTTAGTTGGTGACATAGATGAGAAATCAGCTATTGCAATGGCAAAAGACTATTTTGGTAACATCCCTAAATCAAACCTTAAAAATCATAGCAAAGAATCTAGCTTAATAAACTTTGGCTACAGGCATTCTCAAATTAAAAAATCACCAAATGATACTGATGCTGCAATATTAGGCTATATAACACCTTCTCTAACTACTGACTATGAAAGAAACGATCCCTTTGCACTTATGGTTCTAAATAATATTCTTGGGAGTGCTGATGCTGCAATATTGCAACAAAAGCTAGTACGTGAAGAAAACTTATGTTGCCATATAGATAGTGAATACTCACCGTTTATTAAAGGGGAAGATATATTTATTATCACAGCTATAGCTAATCATGATCAAGATTTAGAGAATATCCAAGAAAAGATAGAAAAAACTATAGATTATTTAAAAGTAGTAGGTATCTCTCAAGAGCAATTAAATCGAGCTAAAGTGACTATTAAAGCAGATAAGGTCTTTGCTATGGATTCTCTAGAAACTCAAGCAAATCTTATTGGTTCACTAGCTAGTATAAATCTTGATGTTGATTACTATAAATATTTAGAAAAGCTTTATGATGTGACTGTTGAAGATGTAAATCGCGTTCTCAATAAATATTTTAACAAAGAAAATCTTACATCCTTACACTTACTAAGAGATTAA
- a CDS encoding trimeric intracellular cation channel family protein: MYHIGITGPLIFTIMFLLGIIAESMTGVISSSRRNMDAFGVVAIALTTALGGGVVRDVLLGNLPVTIMLHPHYIVICLFFSIIAIFTQKYINKFYKIFLILDSIGLIAFAYIGSSIAYHICTTVFAMHFLSVFIVGIVIAILNGVAGGIMRDMICNDIPVAFTSELYASVAGIVGGMNIIFIYLNINLYISAAIIIGIGLTIRIMSIVYKWKLPII; encoded by the coding sequence ATGTACCATATTGGTATTACAGGACCACTAATTTTTACCATAATGTTTCTTTTAGGAATAATCGCTGAAAGTATGACTGGGGTTATATCCTCATCAAGAAGAAATATGGATGCCTTTGGTGTCGTTGCTATTGCCTTAACAACTGCTCTAGGTGGTGGTGTAGTAAGAGATGTGCTATTAGGTAATTTACCTGTAACTATTATGCTACATCCTCACTACATCGTTATTTGCTTATTTTTCTCAATAATTGCTATTTTTACACAGAAATATATAAATAAATTTTATAAAATATTTCTGATACTAGACTCAATAGGTCTTATTGCTTTTGCATATATTGGTAGTAGCATAGCTTATCATATATGTACTACTGTTTTTGCAATGCACTTTCTTAGCGTATTTATCGTTGGTATTGTTATTGCGATTCTTAATGGTGTGGCTGGAGGAATTATGCGCGATATGATTTGTAATGATATTCCAGTTGCATTTACATCTGAACTATATGCTTCTGTGGCTGGTATAGTTGGTGGAATGAATATCATCTTCATATATCTAAATATAAACTTATACATAAGTGCTGCGATAATAATAGGTATTGGATTAACTATAAGAATAATGTCTATAGTTTATAAATGGAAATTACCTATTATTTAA
- the lptG gene encoding LPS export ABC transporter permease LptG, protein MLLNRIDRYIFKTVFGSFLIVTIIFCILFFIFTYLAQVSNNNGNASNFELIINTFYQLPGILYTLLPACAMVGALMGLSLLANHSEIIILRASGRSTFQIAKGVVLVGVIGSLVTMVFGGYIAPVLQKISDTNTVAYNTHDLWFKTKDGLMNIANINPQEKKAHGIRKFIVEDNKVKQIRYAQTAKYTNDTVADVYNISTITFPTKDGQKHINVESGINKTNWSNPIPISVAQVITINDDNYLNFTQLSMYMFSRGQTNDTAIALKFWQEIFQPISLMVLILLSVPLSIGSTRSSTLIIKLILGALFGFAFFIINQIFGPIALIMHIPPIFGAAGPTVVALILLIYLFIRSKET, encoded by the coding sequence ATGTTATTAAATCGTATAGATCGTTATATTTTTAAAACTGTGTTTGGTAGCTTTCTAATAGTTACAATAATATTTTGTATTCTTTTTTTCATCTTTACCTACCTTGCCCAAGTAAGTAATAACAATGGTAATGCAAGTAACTTTGAGCTAATTATTAATACTTTTTATCAACTACCTGGAATACTTTATACACTGCTACCTGCATGTGCTATGGTTGGTGCCCTTATGGGGCTTAGTTTACTTGCTAACCATTCTGAAATAATTATCCTTAGAGCATCTGGACGCTCAACATTTCAAATAGCAAAGGGAGTGGTTTTAGTTGGTGTAATTGGTTCGTTAGTTACAATGGTTTTTGGTGGGTATATAGCACCCGTACTACAAAAAATATCAGATACAAACACTGTTGCATACAACACTCATGACCTATGGTTTAAAACTAAAGATGGTTTAATGAATATTGCTAACATTAATCCTCAAGAAAAGAAAGCTCATGGTATAAGAAAGTTTATTGTTGAAGACAACAAAGTTAAACAAATTCGTTATGCCCAAACAGCTAAATATACAAATGACACTGTAGCAGATGTGTATAACATAAGTACAATAACATTCCCAACTAAAGATGGGCAAAAACATATAAATGTAGAAAGTGGTATTAATAAAACAAACTGGTCAAACCCTATCCCAATATCAGTAGCTCAAGTAATCACTATTAATGATGATAACTATTTAAACTTTACTCAGCTAAGTATGTATATGTTTTCCCGCGGTCAAACCAACGATACTGCAATAGCTTTAAAATTCTGGCAAGAAATCTTCCAACCAATATCACTAATGGTTCTAATTCTATTATCAGTACCTTTAAGTATTGGTTCAACAAGATCTTCGACTTTAATAATAAAGCTAATCCTTGGTGCATTATTTGGTTTTGCATTTTTTATTATAAATCAGATTTTTGGACCTATTGCTTTAATCATGCATATTCCACCAATATTTGGAGCTGCAGGTCCAACAGTAGTTGCTTTAATATTACTAATTTATTTATTCATAAGGTCAAAAGAAACTTAA
- the cdd gene encoding cytidine deaminase — protein sequence MIKQEDKLKLVSKAIEAFHNAYAPYSNFKVGSALLMKNGEIILGANIENCAYGPSNCAERSALFSAYSQGYTKNDISMIAVVTDTPRASTPCGVCRQVIAELMSKDCPIILSNLDQSDIRETDIEKLLPDSFVLS from the coding sequence ATGATTAAACAAGAAGATAAACTTAAACTCGTTTCAAAAGCAATAGAAGCATTTCATAATGCGTATGCTCCATATTCAAATTTCAAAGTAGGATCTGCTTTACTTATGAAAAATGGTGAAATAATTTTAGGTGCAAATATTGAAAATTGTGCCTATGGTCCATCAAACTGTGCTGAACGTTCAGCATTATTTAGTGCATATAGTCAAGGTTACACTAAAAATGATATCTCTATGATAGCTGTTGTAACAGATACGCCAAGAGCCTCGACTCCTTGTGGAGTTTGTCGTCAAGTGATAGCTGAACTAATGTCTAAAGATTGCCCCATTATTTTATCAAATTTAGATCAATCAGATATTAGAGAAACAGATATTGAAAAGCTTCTACCTGATAGCTTTGTTTTATCTTAA
- the lptF gene encoding LPS export ABC transporter permease LptF yields MILEKYYNRDIVNTFTSITLFIISIVSANLLIRLFHEAYSRGLGIDSIIKFVILTLPENVSLIAPIAMFLAIIICFGKYFSNNEMFVTLAGGVTWMEIVKNTLKPAVVLTIITLITTMYLTPLSKQTSDIYQSSLSAQALLSSVTDDKILKIPGGRVLYIKDKSGNNLRNVFLYQKDPKENEYKVITAPNAEIDSNSKAAYVDFKNVNIYTRNPQNFESSYGKADKAIYTIYDNTIRDFNHTRVDRYYMHSLIENFDNKDIGTACEGEFFSRINNSLAVLVASLIALALCRLRPRQNKYAKLLPAVIVLAIYLCTNMFINTCMTNGSIPVWIGVWLPHIVFVIFAVRAIRKQNGSSRKG; encoded by the coding sequence TTGATTCTAGAAAAATACTACAATAGAGATATAGTCAACACATTCACATCTATAACTTTATTTATAATATCTATAGTATCTGCTAACCTTCTTATTAGGCTTTTCCATGAAGCTTATTCAAGAGGATTAGGAATAGATTCTATAATAAAATTTGTAATTCTAACTCTTCCAGAAAACGTAAGTTTAATAGCTCCGATAGCAATGTTCCTAGCTATTATTATTTGTTTTGGTAAATATTTCTCAAACAATGAAATGTTTGTAACTCTTGCTGGCGGTGTAACATGGATGGAAATAGTTAAAAACACTCTTAAACCGGCTGTAGTTTTAACTATTATAACTCTTATTACAACAATGTATCTCACGCCTCTTTCAAAGCAAACTTCTGACATTTATCAATCATCATTGTCAGCACAAGCATTATTATCATCCGTTACTGATGATAAAATTCTAAAAATTCCAGGTGGTCGAGTACTGTATATAAAAGACAAGTCTGGTAATAATCTGCGCAATGTATTTTTATACCAAAAAGATCCAAAAGAAAATGAATATAAAGTTATAACAGCCCCAAATGCAGAAATTGACTCTAACAGCAAAGCTGCCTATGTTGATTTTAAAAATGTAAACATCTATACGAGAAATCCACAAAACTTTGAATCAAGTTATGGTAAGGCAGATAAAGCTATTTATACAATTTATGACAATACCATCAGAGATTTCAACCATACCCGAGTTGATAGATACTATATGCACTCTCTAATAGAGAACTTTGACAATAAGGACATTGGAACTGCATGTGAGGGCGAGTTTTTCTCACGAATAAATAACTCCCTAGCGGTACTAGTAGCATCATTAATTGCTCTTGCTCTTTGTCGCTTAAGACCAAGACAAAATAAATATGCTAAATTACTACCTGCTGTTATAGTGCTAGCTATATACCTATGTACAAATATGTTTATTAATACCTGTATGACTAATGGATCGATACCTGTATGGATAGGAGTATGGCTACCTCATATAGTATTTGTAATATTTGCTGTTAGAGCTATTAGAAAACAAAATGGATCGTCTAGGAAAGGATAA